One Rhodothermales bacterium genomic region harbors:
- a CDS encoding helix-hairpin-helix domain-containing protein, with translation MTRREGSQNSSAEQQHLSSPSPLSLPSLFLLALFLAAPAALAQDVPADTTADDVREDVLENLTDDEISGDPTELLELLEDLRENPLDVNRAGAEELAQVPSFSPIVAQAIVRYREENGLFGSIPELRSVEGIDPATYLEARPYLTIGLPLPRTAPEASPYPEVPSLAVVRANARIELLQRVTRRLDLGEGYDALPDDLADDVPPPTRYAGSPERIYTRLRATYRRNLSANITLEKDPGEQFTFDPDIGSYGYDFASFHLAALRVGRIEALVVGDFVAEFGQGLALWRAAGFGKGRESVRPLVKRGRGIRPYGSTDENQFFRGVGTTVAVTPALYATAFASRRTLDASFNDVDTTDVDIPITDATVAGLAADGLHRTPNEIAKKDALGETLFGGGLEYRFERATVGVVGYNARFDNPLAPGDRPYERFAFSGTDATTASAYANLFLGDFQLFGEVAQNDGVFAGVGGAEASLGKLDAVVLARHYPRDFVSLHGYAFGERNGVGQNETGLYLGLTLRPAKTWAVQGYFDQYRFPWVRFGLPRPASGHEALLYVQHKPRRWITVYVQGRTETRDSNADFDQPTGAVLPGLVPETRQSLRVQGEYEASRDLRFRTRVEGSRYRESDEPVDTGVLVFQDVRWQFTKTLRLDTRLTYFDTEGFDARLYQFENDLLGVFANTLLFGRGTRAYAMLTFKPRGRFEGLDLRVKLAETRFEDRRTISSGLNEIDGNRVRDLALQVRYRF, from the coding sequence ATGACACGTCGGGAGGGTTCGCAGAATTCCTCGGCAGAGCAACAGCATCTCTCCTCTCCCTCCCCCCTCTCGCTCCCCTCCCTCTTCCTCCTCGCTCTCTTCCTCGCTGCCCCGGCCGCGCTCGCGCAGGACGTGCCGGCGGACACCACGGCCGACGACGTCCGCGAGGACGTGCTCGAAAACCTCACCGACGACGAGATCTCCGGCGACCCGACCGAGCTGCTGGAGCTCCTCGAAGACCTCCGCGAGAACCCGCTCGACGTCAACCGTGCCGGAGCGGAGGAGCTAGCGCAGGTCCCGTCGTTCTCGCCCATCGTCGCCCAGGCCATCGTCCGCTACCGCGAAGAGAACGGCCTCTTCGGCTCGATCCCCGAGCTGCGCTCGGTCGAGGGCATCGATCCGGCGACGTACCTCGAAGCCCGGCCGTACCTCACGATCGGGCTGCCGCTCCCGCGCACCGCGCCCGAGGCCTCGCCCTATCCCGAGGTGCCGAGCCTCGCCGTCGTCCGCGCGAACGCCCGCATCGAACTCCTCCAGCGTGTCACCCGACGCCTCGACCTCGGCGAGGGCTACGACGCCCTCCCCGACGACCTCGCCGACGACGTGCCCCCGCCGACGCGCTACGCCGGCTCACCCGAGCGGATCTACACCCGCCTCCGCGCCACGTATCGCCGGAACCTCAGCGCAAACATCACCCTTGAAAAGGACCCCGGCGAGCAGTTCACCTTCGACCCCGACATCGGGAGCTACGGCTACGACTTCGCCTCCTTCCACCTCGCCGCCCTCCGCGTCGGCCGGATCGAGGCGCTCGTCGTCGGCGACTTCGTGGCCGAGTTCGGACAGGGGCTCGCGCTGTGGCGCGCGGCCGGGTTCGGGAAAGGGCGCGAGTCGGTCCGCCCGCTCGTCAAACGCGGGCGCGGGATCCGGCCCTACGGCTCGACCGACGAGAACCAGTTCTTCCGCGGCGTCGGCACGACGGTCGCCGTGACGCCCGCGCTCTACGCGACGGCCTTCGCCAGCCGCCGCACGCTCGACGCCTCGTTCAACGACGTGGACACGACGGACGTGGATATTCCGATCACGGACGCGACCGTGGCCGGCCTCGCCGCAGACGGCCTCCACCGCACGCCGAACGAGATCGCGAAGAAGGACGCGCTCGGCGAAACGCTCTTCGGCGGCGGACTCGAATACCGGTTCGAGCGCGCGACCGTCGGCGTCGTCGGCTACAACGCTCGGTTCGACAACCCCCTCGCGCCCGGCGACCGGCCGTACGAGCGGTTCGCCTTCTCGGGCACCGACGCGACGACGGCGAGCGCGTACGCCAACCTCTTCCTCGGCGACTTCCAGCTCTTCGGCGAGGTCGCCCAGAACGACGGCGTGTTCGCGGGCGTCGGCGGCGCCGAAGCGAGCCTCGGCAAGCTCGACGCCGTCGTGCTCGCCCGCCACTACCCGCGCGACTTCGTGAGCCTCCACGGCTATGCCTTCGGCGAGCGCAACGGGGTCGGACAGAACGAGACGGGGCTCTACCTCGGCCTCACGCTCCGCCCCGCGAAGACGTGGGCGGTGCAGGGCTACTTCGATCAGTACCGCTTCCCGTGGGTCCGCTTCGGCCTGCCGCGCCCGGCATCCGGTCACGAGGCGCTCCTCTACGTGCAGCACAAGCCGAGGCGGTGGATCACGGTCTACGTGCAGGGCCGCACCGAGACGCGCGACAGCAACGCCGACTTCGACCAGCCGACGGGCGCCGTCCTCCCCGGGCTCGTGCCCGAGACGCGGCAGAGCCTCCGCGTGCAGGGCGAGTACGAGGCCAGCCGCGACCTCCGCTTCCGCACGCGCGTCGAGGGCTCGCGCTACCGCGAGAGCGACGAGCCGGTAGACACGGGCGTGCTCGTCTTCCAAGACGTCCGCTGGCAGTTCACGAAAACGCTCCGGCTCGACACGCGGCTGACGTACTTCGACACCGAGGGGTTCGACGCGCGGCTCTACCAGTTCGAGAACGACCTGCTCGGCGTGTTCGCGAATACGCTCCTCTTCGGGCGCGGCACGCGGGCGTACGCGATGCTGACGTTCAAGCCGCGCGGCCGGTTCGAGGGGCTCGACCTCCGCGTGAAGCTCGCCGAGACGCGCTTCGAGGACCGCCGCACGATCAGCAGCGGGCTGAACGAGATCGACGGCAACCGCGTGCGCGACCTCGCCCTCCAGGTCCGCTACCGGTTCTGA
- a CDS encoding HEAT repeat domain-containing protein has translation MRLLALALLAALSTVLGCTRPPVTGKAAPPQPPEAAYARPSDALLQRPDLQVVVERQTRRNAAVLRDRLTSKVAAVRARAALALGSVQDTAAVPLLLFLLDDPSPLVRADVAFALGQSAGEAAELPLIAALRDEADPAVQRLLLEALGKTGGEATLSALPGLPFPASLDPDRAIAIARYGLRGVHDRDAVDWLARHLTDPDPDLREHAAYYFGRIADPDPWRYASDLVIAASDSLAPSDPAQQYLALALGRLDADGTEARLVQLLRKSEDWRVRTNAARALARPTSSSFAHHALLVALDDPSTHVAAAAAGALAAADTLDAERLDLLEVWADAHPARWRVWAPLLSALAQANRVDAVLARVRDLGASRSSALPAHEIPFARAAALGGLAGVLDPAALDLVRTAADDPDARVAYAALEALKASWADEHTAERAPFYFDLFARALRRRDLATAYAAAPALADSLFRPLGASTVLRETYGEMSTPDDIEPMVEIVRALGEIRDTTAVPFLLEVALEGPHPTIRQAAATTLSERFGEGIDFEATGLMPPDFPAFDWDYLRSLGRHPRLQLQTDRGEVVIELDTEAAPLTVQTLTRTAGRGDYDGVPFHRVVSNFVVQGGDYVRADGFGGPGLFLPSEFARVPYERGTIGMASAGKDTEGSQFFVTHSMQPHLDGRYTAFGRVVRGQDVVDELLQGDRVLRATVQPDDAAR, from the coding sequence ATGCGCCTGCTCGCCCTCGCCCTCCTCGCCGCGCTCTCGACGGTCCTCGGCTGCACTCGACCCCCTGTCACGGGCAAAGCCGCACCACCTCAGCCCCCCGAAGCCGCCTACGCCCGACCGAGCGACGCCCTCCTCCAACGGCCCGACCTTCAGGTCGTCGTCGAGCGGCAGACGCGGCGTAACGCGGCGGTGCTGCGGGATCGGTTGACCTCCAAAGTTGCGGCCGTGCGTGCTCGGGCCGCACTAGCGCTCGGCTCGGTGCAGGACACGGCGGCTGTCCCCCTGCTCCTCTTCCTCCTCGATGACCCGAGCCCGCTCGTCCGTGCCGACGTGGCGTTCGCCCTTGGGCAGAGCGCCGGCGAAGCGGCCGAACTCCCGCTCATCGCCGCACTCCGCGACGAGGCCGATCCGGCCGTGCAGCGGCTCCTGCTCGAAGCCCTCGGAAAAACGGGCGGCGAGGCCACGCTCTCCGCCCTCCCCGGCCTCCCGTTCCCGGCCAGCCTCGACCCCGACCGGGCGATCGCAATCGCGCGCTACGGCCTCCGCGGCGTCCACGACCGCGACGCCGTGGACTGGCTCGCGCGGCACCTCACGGACCCCGACCCCGACCTCCGCGAGCACGCCGCCTACTACTTCGGCCGCATCGCCGACCCCGATCCGTGGCGCTACGCCAGCGACCTCGTGATCGCGGCCTCCGACAGCCTCGCCCCCAGCGACCCGGCGCAGCAGTACCTCGCGCTCGCGCTCGGGCGGCTGGACGCGGACGGCACCGAAGCCCGCCTCGTCCAACTCCTCCGCAAGAGCGAGGACTGGCGCGTGCGGACGAACGCGGCGCGCGCCCTCGCCCGCCCGACCTCATCGAGCTTCGCCCACCACGCCCTGCTCGTCGCGCTCGACGATCCCTCCACGCACGTCGCCGCCGCCGCGGCCGGAGCGCTCGCCGCCGCGGATACGCTCGATGCCGAGCGGCTCGACCTCCTCGAAGTGTGGGCCGACGCGCACCCGGCGCGGTGGCGCGTGTGGGCTCCCCTCCTCTCAGCACTCGCGCAGGCAAACCGGGTCGATGCCGTGCTCGCTCGCGTACGCGACCTCGGCGCGAGCCGTTCGTCCGCCCTGCCCGCGCACGAAATCCCCTTCGCCCGCGCCGCTGCGCTCGGCGGACTCGCCGGCGTCCTCGACCCCGCCGCGCTCGACCTCGTCCGCACGGCCGCTGACGACCCGGACGCGCGCGTGGCGTACGCCGCGCTCGAAGCGCTGAAGGCGAGTTGGGCGGATGAGCACACCGCCGAGCGTGCGCCGTTCTACTTCGACCTCTTCGCCCGTGCGCTCCGGCGACGCGACCTCGCCACGGCTTACGCCGCCGCCCCCGCCCTCGCCGACTCCCTCTTCCGCCCGCTCGGCGCGTCCACCGTGCTGCGCGAGACCTACGGCGAGATGAGCACGCCTGACGACATCGAGCCAATGGTCGAGATCGTCCGCGCGCTCGGCGAGATCCGCGACACGACGGCCGTCCCGTTCCTGCTCGAAGTCGCGCTCGAAGGGCCGCACCCGACGATCCGGCAAGCCGCCGCGACGACGCTCAGCGAGCGCTTCGGTGAGGGCATCGACTTCGAGGCGACGGGGCTCATGCCGCCCGACTTCCCGGCGTTCGACTGGGACTACCTCCGATCGCTCGGCCGCCACCCGCGCCTGCAGTTGCAAACCGACCGGGGCGAGGTCGTGATCGAGCTCGATACCGAGGCGGCCCCGCTCACCGTGCAGACCCTCACGCGCACCGCGGGGCGCGGCGACTACGACGGCGTCCCGTTCCACCGCGTCGTCTCCAACTTCGTCGTGCAGGGCGGCGACTACGTCCGCGCCGACGGGTTCGGCGGGCCGGGCCTGTTCCTCCCGAGCGAGTTCGCCCGCGTCCCGTACGAGCGCGGCACGATCGGGATGGCGTCGGCGGGGAAGGACACGGAGGGCTCGCAGTTCTTCGTCACGCATTCGATGCAACCCCACCTCGACGGGCGCTACACCGCGTTCGGCCGCGTCGTGCGCGGGCAGGACGTCGTCGACGAACTCCTGCAGGGCGACCGCGTGCTGCGCGCGACGGTCCAGCCCGACGACGCGGCGCGCTAG
- a CDS encoding DUF4835 family protein: MLSAFRRLAFLALAVAALAPRASAQELNCNVDVNFESLGGNEFTFLDDLEEEMERYLDGRSWTEDRFADIERINCTFSITFTEAQGLDRFTARIAVGSSRPIYGTPRTTPVFQIIDSQWQFQYNRGQPLIFNPNRYDALTSLLDFYAYMILGYDYDTFSELGGTPHFERARSIAELAQAQGDAGWLSIGDDQTRTTLVRQLLDARYLPLRRAYFLYHLGALDLFTRDPETAWQTGFSAISGIYELFLEVSRKYSTDLFFAAKASELVQLFEDADDVRNELYAMLIEMDPARSSEYDRLLN, from the coding sequence ATGCTCTCCGCCTTTCGCCGGCTCGCTTTCCTCGCCCTCGCCGTGGCTGCCCTCGCGCCCCGCGCCTCCGCGCAGGAGCTGAACTGCAACGTCGACGTCAACTTCGAGTCGCTCGGCGGGAACGAGTTCACCTTCCTCGACGACCTCGAAGAGGAGATGGAACGCTACCTCGACGGCCGTTCGTGGACGGAGGACCGCTTCGCGGATATCGAGCGCATCAACTGCACGTTCAGCATCACGTTCACCGAGGCGCAGGGGCTCGACCGCTTCACCGCCCGCATCGCCGTCGGCAGCAGCCGCCCGATCTACGGCACGCCGCGCACGACGCCGGTCTTCCAGATCATCGACTCCCAGTGGCAGTTCCAGTACAACCGGGGCCAGCCGCTCATCTTCAACCCGAACCGCTACGACGCGCTGACGAGCCTGCTCGATTTCTACGCGTACATGATCCTCGGGTACGACTACGACACGTTCTCGGAACTCGGCGGGACGCCGCACTTCGAGCGTGCGCGGAGCATCGCCGAGCTCGCGCAGGCGCAGGGCGACGCCGGCTGGCTCAGCATCGGCGACGACCAGACGCGGACGACGCTCGTCCGCCAGCTCCTCGACGCGCGCTACCTCCCGCTCCGCCGGGCCTACTTCCTCTACCACCTCGGCGCGCTCGACCTCTTCACGCGGGACCCGGAGACGGCGTGGCAGACCGGCTTCAGCGCCATCTCCGGGATCTACGAGCTATTCCTCGAAGTCTCGCGGAAGTACTCGACGGACCTCTTTTTCGCGGCGAAGGCGAGCGAACTCGTGCAGCTCTTCGAAGACGCCGACGACGTGCGGAACGAGCTCTACGCGATGCTGATCGAGATGGACCCGGCGCGCTCTAGCGAGTACGACCGGCTGCTGAACTAG